The DNA region CATCATCACTACATCCACGAGAAAGAGAAGCTTGTTCCAGTAGTTTCGCACCATCATCATTCATCCCATCATAAATCTTCCAGCTACACCGATGTGGACGTTGAAGAATCTAAATTAGAATACCACCAGGCAGCTGATAACTACCAGCCCCTAGACGAAGATGATTTCGAATTGGACTCGTATAGAATAGCATCTGATTATTTGCCGAGTTACAAGAAGACTCCCAAGATTCATCATAAGAGGAAAAAGCCTAGACCCTTAAGAGTTAAGCATAAGATCATTAAGCTGCCCCCAATTTGAGACTTCACATGTATTCTGTACTGGAGAATTCAGATGCCATAAACTATTATTGAGGAAAGTTACCAAAATACTTGAGCAGAAAGCGTaatagaaacaaaaaaaatgcaTGGAAACTCACTATGTTCCAAATGATGATGAATAAGTAGGAGACTGTAGAGAAAAAATATGCACAGTGCACGTACATAAATTAGAAATGTTAGTTATCTACATGAGTTAGTTTCaacatgaaatgaaaatttttctttatatctCTTTCCTTTCATCCCTTCAGGTGATCGTACATTTagaagaaataaaaactattgTAACATTATGTAGAATTTTGCAAATAAGTGAATTCGTCAGTTCATACATTCCGAACATAAAAAATCAAAACATGAgatcttgaagaaaaatcttCACGATGTACctatatgttgaaaataatatacCTAATTACATTGCTGAGCTGAAGTATTATTGAAAGCATTGTTCGTATTCATATTTTCAGAATTATTTCTATACATTGTTACTATCTTCTTCAGTTAAATATTTTTGTCGTCCATATCTGCCCATAAAGATTTTCTGATATTTGctaattgttgaaaatattttttgtattcatAAGTCAATATACAATCGAAAGCTtgcatttgaaatttcattgacGTTGTCGTTGTCGTATACGTTACCATAaggggtgggctttttaaaacgaaacagacgagataacgggcggaataaatttatttcgaaaaaatgctcggacacgtcgatttttgtttctaGGGGGAAaacttttgaggtcaaattcacaactatatcgcttcaacccttagtgttagaacaacaatccctaaatttttaataggaaagatagggtgagtgatacctcatttgaaaggccttttatCCTGAAATCAGAGTAttaatttgtttctcatttattgCATTCGTTTTCcagatatttaattttgaatttcgtacagtaccagtcatgctatgtgaaatcatcaattatttgactaattcattctgtggttacgatgtaaccgttaattgtcaacagtAGACAACGaagtaattattattggtaattattttcttcaacaattaaggtgtttgtttcgtctgtttcgttttaaaaagcccatccTGTATAAGTATaagcaaagagtaacaactctttggTATAAGA from Coccinella septempunctata chromosome 1, icCocSept1.1, whole genome shotgun sequence includes:
- the LOC123316585 gene encoding uncharacterized protein LOC123316585 translates to MVSMRILWTMFIVFICVEAQREYHRIHVPTRIKTIYHTKIIKVPEHHHYIHEKEKLVPVVSHHHHSSHHKSSSYTDVDVEESKLEYHQAADNYQPLDEDDFELDSYRIASDYLPSYKKTPKIHHKRKKPRPLRVKHKIIKLPPI